The Verrucomicrobium spinosum DSM 4136 = JCM 18804 genome includes a region encoding these proteins:
- a CDS encoding AraC family transcriptional regulator has protein sequence MSPRDFQARFLAQPGVARQLGNLFEYLPHTDFFAKDRESRFIAVSRGTLDRIGVRDEEELLGARDERIHPVTVARVIREDDLRVMRTGQPIINKVEALYARTRAKDWFLTTKLPIYDAAGAVVGGMGIVRPYFGAPGSAATDLQVQRVVAYVHSHYRNRIPVEEMARLASMSERQLNRRFQEVFRMSVQEFIIRTRIQAATDELLASDKTVAEVAQDNGFYDQSAFTRQFRIHTGETPMAFRKRRCLAS, from the coding sequence ATGTCGCCTCGCGATTTTCAGGCGCGATTCCTGGCCCAGCCCGGGGTGGCACGGCAGTTGGGCAACCTGTTTGAATACCTGCCGCACACGGACTTCTTTGCCAAAGACCGCGAGAGCCGTTTCATCGCCGTAAGCCGGGGCACGTTGGACCGCATCGGAGTGCGGGATGAGGAGGAGCTCCTGGGGGCCAGGGATGAGCGCATCCATCCCGTCACCGTGGCCCGTGTCATTCGTGAGGATGATCTTCGCGTGATGCGCACCGGGCAGCCCATCATCAACAAGGTGGAGGCCTTGTACGCCCGCACCAGGGCCAAAGACTGGTTCCTCACCACGAAGCTGCCCATCTATGATGCGGCTGGGGCAGTGGTGGGGGGCATGGGGATCGTTCGTCCCTACTTTGGCGCACCGGGAAGCGCGGCGACTGACTTGCAGGTCCAGAGGGTGGTGGCCTATGTGCATTCGCACTACCGGAATCGCATCCCCGTGGAGGAGATGGCCCGTCTTGCCAGCATGTCCGAGAGGCAGCTGAACCGGAGGTTTCAGGAGGTCTTTCGCATGAGCGTCCAGGAATTCATCATTCGCACCCGCATCCAGGCGGCCACTGATGAACTGCTGGCCTCTGACAAGACCGTGGCAGAGGTGGCCCAGGACAACGGGTTCTACGACCAGAGCGCCTTCACGCGGCAGTTTCGCATCCATACGGGCGAGACACCGATGGCCTTCCGCAAGCGCCGGTGTCTGGCGTCTTAG
- a CDS encoding autotransporter-associated beta strand repeat-containing protein, with amino-acid sequence MTSLTTVGNRDWRNDTTRRPLRTALAILLATTLGAAELAQAATGVWDGTQDNTWAGVANWDINAAPGAGDVATFNGAGSGNTVIDLGAGATILSVLFDTNQASAYVLGSGAVGSQTLTLGNGGSITMNAALINNQLINASLLLGTDATPQSYTFTNNSTTNLLNFSGAISGGTGGTAGVKTLTLTGAGGGTLSGVISNGGTTSVAVTKTGAGTWVLAGANTYTGATTISAGVLRLANANAVQNSTLTNNVANGVIFGGGVLNFNAGGLAGSGALALTDVNAANVNLTVGANNASTTFTGVISGAGNLIKTGSGTLTLNALSTFTGNIVVDGGTLTTTLNRNAGNPTNTALGNTQAAGRILTVNSGGTLILANGNTMGNATSTPQMRIVINQGGVVRTAVTTVGGGVSGGDANSLGPITMNGGTLTTGNGFSNLYQGIILSSTVTVGGSVVSTINTDVADTTANGVMLNGTITFDVADATGNANTHLLVSARLVWAPGVTTGGSLNKTGAGTMQLTGANAYTGATTIRGGLLKVGNGSTGSLNGTTGTALTFAGTGGIEFNETAGSSQGMGALAFTVGEGTVTSTYGGSGNTTLTFASFTRTAGATANFVTSGGANGTTNKIVLSSGVTAGAFIDQGTFFGGSAYAFYDASGYVRDLQYGVDSGASTFAGGTTLTGTHVQTTGAVTAQDTATFTTLNLSGNTNFALNTGATLTVNGILKSGNVAGGATISGGTGIQAASGAELVIRADQLNDSLAITANILANGASSLTKSGLGTLTLSGVNTYSGGTTVNAGVLRATTNASALGAGVLTLAGGELQLANDTLLNFGRNTTVTGDARVTSDRLTAGAGVTHTLGTLSIGAQRLVVAGGANVSSGTAGITFGTTTFTAAPTFHIVNPTTGGTTLLTLGAVTNGGFGVTFTGNGNVAQTGIISGAGGVTFGVAGGDAFSGVATFNQINTFTGNTVVNSGTLVLSAGGAAGGVRGTITVNSGARLNLSATDSLGYNNDSTRVGTVNVVGGMVNNTVAGNQAYRTNFNLTGATMSSTGGGSYNFTTGFGITSLASTLTSTVSGNVVARDAGPMIFTTAQGATASGVDLLVSGVLSGNGITKAGAGTLHLSNTNTFTGVINLNGGILRAATAGINGGNTTNGIVFNGGTLQAATGGITTAKAITLTGAGTFDTNGNASTLSGNITGAGLFTKTGAGTLTLSGAANTYSGGLAITGGSVIVNNANSGVLGTGTVAMGAGTTMDLNGNSQTTGLLKTYDDASAITITSNAAGGTPVLTLSGTGTETFGGVISNGLATSIGIIKAGTGVQTFSGNNTYTGATQVNGGLLRITGRLGNTAVTVATTGALGGNGSIGGLVSLTGAGSAINLQDGQSGTLTLAAGLSLSGGSVLSFDLGTTGDQVALTGGTYTFTSGVATINLVNIAGYGAGSYQLITGASGISASNFELSAASLGGFNLSLSVTGGNTLTLNVFTSTSPAAAYWKGDVSGVWTVLSGGNSNFTSDAAGTTDPGQALDGTSAVIFSATGAANESSTTLGADISIKSLTINSASAVGIGGANVLTIVDPAGITINSGAGALTLSAQGVALGANQTWTNNSANAAVISSIISGARTLTLAGTGTFTLSGSSTFSGGLTLSAGTTLNINQGGTGAGSSALGTGTFTINGGTINNTSGGAVTVGTDNAMVWNANFAYGGTNDLNLGTGSVTLSATRTVTTNGSGTLNVGGAINGVGFGLVKNGTGTLSLSGQSTFTGTLSVSEGTLRLLGAVNALNTANIGQVTVGDTANLNAILNIEGGTLNATKNTSPSIAVGSVANSRGFVKMSSGSITTTSEIHLGRGAGAFAAMSMSGGTVTSGSWMVVGFNNDRAIFNQTAGDVFVNSNRMTIGAGGTGSIGVYNLSGSATFSALSGSGGMFVGENGVGVLNLSGSAAVNLATNGLALGQTGAASNGTVNLLGGTLTTNRVTKGAGTGLFNFNGGTLKANAANTTFMTGLTNAFVYAGGAKIDTAGFDITIGQALLAPNGSGVSSIAVSSGGTGYVDTPVVVISGGSGTGATAVATVVNGVVTGFTITNPGTGYVDGDVLTVTLHGGGATTTASAGTVALSSNTSGGLTKSGAGVLTLSGANTYTGGTTILDGTLALGAAGVLADAGAVTVDGIGAVFSLGANNETVAEVTLADGRIESSTGVLTATSYDLRNGSVTAILDGSAAVAKSTSGSVTVSAASTYTGGTTVTGGTYLVQNTTGSGTGTGHVTVQSGARFGGVGSVVTAADRNISINNGASLQVGKLGELGDSTGQSFSLQNSGTGIISLQGTLEFDIMENFGGDANLASPLATNDVLVLKSDNAIVLGGALKVTDINETSEFWMELDKWQLIDWSNVVVGGNPNNAKFSGSLGLLDMPDLGEDLKWEISTDLNGLYIQVVVVPEPARMLLLLVGLAGLCLRRRR; translated from the coding sequence ATGACGAGCCTGACAACGGTCGGGAATCGCGATTGGCGAAATGATACCACGCGGCGTCCTCTGCGCACAGCGTTGGCGATTCTTCTCGCGACGACGCTGGGCGCTGCGGAGCTCGCCCAGGCGGCAACAGGTGTGTGGGACGGTACTCAGGACAACACCTGGGCAGGCGTTGCGAACTGGGATATCAATGCCGCCCCAGGAGCAGGAGATGTCGCCACCTTCAATGGTGCGGGCAGCGGCAATACTGTCATTGATCTCGGTGCGGGCGCGACGATCCTGTCGGTGCTCTTCGATACGAATCAGGCTTCCGCCTATGTGCTGGGGTCAGGCGCAGTGGGCAGTCAAACCCTCACGCTGGGCAACGGCGGCAGCATCACGATGAATGCCGCCCTCATCAACAACCAGCTCATCAATGCCTCCCTCCTGCTTGGCACGGATGCCACCCCCCAGAGCTACACCTTCACCAACAACAGCACGACGAACCTGCTCAACTTTTCAGGGGCGATCAGCGGCGGTACGGGCGGCACAGCCGGGGTGAAGACCCTCACGTTGACCGGGGCGGGTGGCGGTACTTTGAGTGGAGTTATTTCCAATGGCGGCACCACCTCCGTAGCGGTGACAAAGACCGGCGCGGGCACTTGGGTGCTGGCTGGCGCGAATACTTACACAGGAGCCACCACCATCTCCGCAGGTGTGCTCCGGCTCGCGAATGCCAATGCTGTGCAGAACAGCACCCTGACCAACAACGTGGCCAACGGCGTGATCTTTGGCGGGGGCGTGCTGAACTTTAACGCGGGGGGTCTGGCAGGAAGTGGCGCTCTTGCGCTGACGGATGTGAACGCCGCCAACGTGAATCTGACGGTCGGGGCCAACAACGCCTCCACGACCTTCACGGGGGTGATCAGTGGAGCGGGAAATCTGATCAAGACGGGCTCAGGCACCTTGACGCTCAACGCTCTTAGCACGTTCACCGGCAACATTGTGGTGGATGGGGGCACCCTCACCACCACGCTGAACCGCAATGCTGGAAATCCCACCAACACGGCCCTCGGCAATACTCAGGCCGCTGGACGTATCTTAACCGTCAACAGCGGAGGCACCTTGATCCTCGCCAACGGCAACACCATGGGCAACGCGACCTCTACCCCGCAAATGCGGATCGTGATCAATCAGGGGGGCGTGGTGCGAACGGCTGTGACCACGGTTGGCGGGGGCGTGAGTGGCGGGGATGCCAATTCCCTCGGGCCCATCACGATGAACGGAGGCACGCTGACGACGGGCAATGGATTCAGCAATCTGTATCAGGGCATCATCCTGTCCAGCACCGTCACGGTGGGAGGCAGCGTGGTTTCCACCATCAACACCGACGTGGCTGACACGACCGCCAATGGAGTGATGCTGAACGGAACCATCACGTTCGATGTCGCAGACGCAACGGGGAATGCCAACACTCACCTTCTCGTCTCGGCCAGGCTGGTGTGGGCACCGGGCGTCACGACGGGTGGATCGCTTAACAAAACCGGTGCAGGGACCATGCAGCTAACCGGGGCAAATGCCTACACCGGCGCCACCACCATCCGGGGTGGACTGCTGAAAGTGGGCAATGGTTCGACGGGATCCCTGAACGGGACCACTGGTACGGCCCTGACATTTGCAGGAACCGGCGGGATTGAGTTCAATGAAACTGCGGGCAGCAGCCAGGGCATGGGAGCGCTGGCTTTCACCGTGGGTGAGGGGACGGTCACTTCCACCTATGGCGGGAGTGGCAACACCACCCTCACGTTCGCTTCCTTCACCCGAACGGCCGGGGCCACGGCCAATTTTGTGACCTCTGGAGGTGCCAATGGCACGACCAACAAGATTGTCCTTTCCAGCGGCGTCACCGCCGGGGCGTTCATCGACCAGGGCACGTTCTTTGGCGGCAGCGCATACGCCTTCTATGACGCCTCGGGCTATGTTCGTGATCTTCAATATGGCGTTGACTCTGGGGCATCCACCTTTGCGGGCGGCACCACCCTGACCGGAACGCATGTGCAGACGACGGGAGCCGTGACGGCCCAGGACACGGCCACGTTCACCACCCTGAACCTCAGCGGGAACACCAACTTCGCCCTCAATACCGGTGCCACCCTGACGGTCAATGGCATCCTGAAGTCAGGCAATGTCGCCGGTGGAGCCACGATCTCTGGCGGCACAGGCATCCAGGCCGCCAGTGGTGCAGAGCTCGTGATTCGCGCTGACCAGCTCAATGACAGTCTCGCCATCACCGCGAACATTCTGGCCAACGGGGCCAGCTCGCTGACCAAGAGCGGGCTCGGCACACTGACGCTTTCAGGAGTCAACACCTACTCGGGGGGCACCACGGTGAACGCCGGCGTGTTGCGCGCGACCACCAACGCTTCTGCACTGGGAGCAGGCGTTCTGACGCTGGCAGGCGGGGAGCTGCAACTTGCCAACGACACCCTCTTGAACTTCGGCCGCAACACGACGGTGACCGGCGATGCCAGGGTCACCTCGGATCGCCTCACCGCCGGTGCCGGGGTGACTCACACGCTCGGCACCCTTTCCATCGGGGCGCAGCGCCTCGTGGTGGCGGGCGGCGCGAATGTCAGCAGCGGCACGGCGGGCATCACCTTCGGCACCACCACCTTCACGGCGGCTCCCACCTTTCACATCGTGAATCCCACCACGGGCGGTACCACGTTGCTGACCCTGGGAGCGGTGACCAATGGAGGCTTCGGCGTGACCTTCACGGGCAACGGGAATGTGGCGCAGACCGGAATTATCAGCGGTGCGGGCGGTGTAACTTTTGGCGTGGCCGGTGGGGATGCCTTCAGCGGCGTGGCTACGTTCAACCAGATCAACACCTTCACCGGAAACACGGTGGTGAACTCCGGCACGCTGGTACTCTCAGCCGGCGGTGCGGCCGGTGGGGTTCGAGGAACTATTACGGTGAACTCCGGTGCCCGGCTCAACCTCTCCGCAACAGATTCTCTGGGGTACAACAATGATTCAACCCGGGTGGGCACGGTCAATGTGGTGGGCGGAATGGTGAACAACACGGTGGCGGGCAACCAGGCGTACCGGACGAACTTTAACCTCACCGGGGCCACGATGTCCTCCACCGGTGGGGGATCCTACAACTTCACCACGGGCTTCGGCATCACCAGCCTGGCCAGCACTCTCACCTCCACCGTCAGCGGGAACGTGGTGGCGCGTGACGCCGGCCCTATGATTTTCACCACGGCGCAGGGCGCGACCGCGTCAGGCGTCGATCTTCTGGTCTCCGGTGTCCTGAGCGGGAACGGCATCACCAAGGCCGGCGCGGGAACCCTTCATCTCAGCAACACCAACACTTTCACGGGTGTCATTAATCTCAATGGTGGCATCCTGCGCGCCGCCACCGCCGGGATCAACGGCGGGAACACCACCAACGGCATCGTCTTCAACGGCGGCACGCTACAGGCCGCGACGGGAGGCATCACCACCGCCAAGGCCATCACCCTCACCGGGGCTGGCACTTTTGACACGAATGGCAATGCCTCCACGCTCTCTGGGAACATCACTGGTGCAGGGCTCTTCACCAAGACCGGTGCGGGCACGCTCACGCTTAGTGGCGCGGCGAACACGTACAGCGGCGGCCTTGCCATCACCGGCGGCAGCGTGATCGTGAACAACGCGAACTCCGGGGTACTGGGCACCGGTACGGTGGCCATGGGGGCGGGTACCACGATGGATCTCAACGGAAACAGTCAGACCACGGGCCTGCTGAAGACCTATGACGACGCCTCGGCCATCACCATCACCTCCAACGCGGCTGGCGGCACGCCAGTGTTGACGCTCTCCGGCACGGGCACCGAGACCTTTGGCGGGGTGATCAGCAACGGACTGGCGACGTCCATCGGCATCATCAAGGCAGGCACGGGCGTCCAGACCTTCTCAGGAAACAACACGTACACTGGTGCCACCCAGGTCAACGGGGGCCTGCTGCGCATCACCGGCCGTCTCGGCAACACGGCCGTCACTGTGGCCACCACCGGGGCGCTGGGGGGCAATGGAAGCATTGGCGGCCTCGTGTCCCTGACCGGGGCCGGATCTGCCATCAATTTGCAGGACGGCCAGTCGGGAACACTCACCCTTGCGGCGGGATTGTCGCTGAGCGGGGGAAGTGTGCTTTCCTTTGACCTTGGCACCACGGGTGATCAGGTCGCGCTCACCGGCGGGACCTACACTTTCACCAGTGGGGTCGCCACCATCAACCTGGTGAACATTGCCGGCTACGGAGCGGGCAGTTACCAGCTCATCACCGGCGCCTCTGGCATCAGTGCGTCCAACTTCGAGCTCTCGGCCGCCTCCCTGGGGGGATTCAACCTGTCTCTCAGTGTGACAGGCGGGAATACGCTGACGCTGAATGTCTTCACCAGCACCTCTCCGGCGGCGGCCTACTGGAAGGGGGATGTGAGCGGTGTCTGGACCGTCCTCAGCGGCGGCAACTCCAACTTCACCAGTGACGCGGCCGGGACCACGGATCCTGGTCAGGCGCTCGATGGCACCTCGGCAGTGATCTTCTCCGCAACCGGGGCGGCCAATGAGAGCAGCACCACGCTCGGGGCAGACATCTCCATCAAGTCACTCACCATCAATTCCGCGAGTGCTGTCGGCATCGGCGGGGCGAATGTGCTCACGATCGTTGATCCTGCCGGTATCACGATCAACTCAGGGGCGGGTGCCCTGACGCTCTCTGCCCAGGGCGTCGCGCTGGGGGCGAACCAGACGTGGACCAACAACTCGGCCAATGCGGCGGTGATATCCTCGATCATCAGCGGGGCTCGCACCCTCACCCTGGCTGGCACGGGGACCTTCACTCTGTCCGGGAGCAGCACCTTCTCCGGCGGTCTCACCCTCTCAGCCGGCACCACCTTGAACATCAACCAGGGAGGCACGGGCGCAGGCAGTTCCGCTCTGGGTACCGGCACCTTTACCATTAATGGCGGCACGATCAACAACACCAGTGGCGGCGCGGTGACGGTGGGCACGGACAACGCCATGGTGTGGAATGCCAACTTCGCCTATGGCGGCACCAATGACCTGAACTTGGGCACGGGCAGCGTCACGCTGTCCGCCACCCGCACGGTCACCACCAACGGCTCTGGTACCCTGAACGTGGGCGGGGCGATCAACGGCGTGGGTTTCGGTCTGGTGAAGAACGGGACGGGAACCCTCAGCCTCTCCGGGCAGAGCACCTTCACCGGTACCCTCAGTGTCAGCGAGGGGACGCTCCGCCTGCTGGGCGCGGTCAATGCCCTCAACACGGCCAACATCGGCCAGGTCACCGTCGGTGATACCGCGAACCTCAATGCCATCCTGAATATTGAAGGTGGCACACTGAACGCCACAAAGAACACAAGCCCAAGCATAGCGGTGGGCTCCGTGGCCAACAGCCGCGGCTTTGTGAAGATGTCCTCGGGCAGCATCACCACCACGAGTGAGATTCATCTGGGGCGTGGTGCCGGAGCCTTTGCCGCCATGTCCATGAGCGGCGGCACCGTCACCTCCGGCAGCTGGATGGTGGTTGGGTTCAACAACGACCGCGCCATCTTCAACCAGACCGCTGGTGATGTCTTTGTGAATTCAAATCGCATGACGATCGGGGCAGGGGGCACGGGCTCCATCGGCGTGTACAATCTCAGCGGCTCCGCCACTTTCTCCGCTTTGAGCGGGTCCGGAGGAATGTTCGTGGGTGAGAACGGCGTTGGCGTCTTGAACCTCTCCGGCTCCGCTGCCGTTAATCTGGCGACCAATGGTCTTGCCCTGGGGCAGACCGGGGCGGCATCCAACGGCACGGTCAACCTCCTTGGAGGAACCCTCACGACCAACCGGGTGACCAAAGGTGCAGGCACAGGCCTTTTCAACTTCAATGGCGGCACACTCAAGGCCAATGCTGCCAACACCACTTTCATGACCGGGCTGACCAACGCCTTCGTCTATGCGGGCGGGGCGAAGATCGACACCGCAGGTTTTGACATCACGATTGGCCAGGCTCTGCTCGCGCCCAACGGCAGCGGCGTCAGCAGCATCGCCGTCAGCAGCGGCGGCACCGGCTATGTGGACACCCCGGTGGTGGTCATCAGCGGAGGTTCCGGCACTGGAGCCACCGCAGTGGCCACGGTCGTGAACGGTGTGGTCACGGGTTTCACCATCACGAATCCCGGTACCGGCTATGTGGATGGGGATGTGCTCACCGTTACGTTGCACGGGGGTGGTGCCACCACGACCGCCAGCGCGGGCACGGTGGCTCTCAGCAGCAATACCAGCGGCGGGCTGACCAAGAGCGGGGCGGGCGTACTGACGCTTTCAGGAGCCAACACCTACACGGGTGGCACCACCATTCTGGATGGCACGCTGGCGTTGGGGGCGGCCGGAGTGCTCGCCGATGCCGGGGCCGTGACGGTCGATGGAATCGGTGCGGTTTTCAGCCTGGGGGCCAACAACGAGACCGTTGCCGAGGTGACACTGGCAGATGGCCGCATCGAAAGCTCCACAGGCGTACTGACCGCCACTTCCTATGATCTGCGCAACGGGAGTGTAACCGCCATCCTGGATGGCAGTGCGGCGGTTGCGAAAAGCACCTCTGGGTCGGTGACGGTTTCCGCCGCCAGCACCTATACCGGTGGCACGACTGTCACTGGTGGGACTTACCTGGTGCAGAACACTACGGGAAGCGGCACCGGCACGGGGCATGTCACGGTCCAGTCAGGGGCACGATTTGGTGGTGTCGGTTCGGTCGTGACCGCTGCCGACCGCAACATCTCCATCAACAACGGTGCCAGCCTGCAGGTGGGCAAGCTGGGTGAATTGGGCGACAGCACCGGCCAGTCTTTCTCGCTGCAGAACAGCGGCACGGGGATCATCAGCCTTCAGGGAACACTGGAGTTCGACATCATGGAAAACTTTGGAGGGGACGCCAACCTGGCCTCACCGCTGGCCACCAACGATGTGCTCGTGCTCAAGAGTGACAACGCCATCGTGCTGGGCGGCGCGTTGAAGGTGACGGACATCAACGAAACCTCCGAGTTCTGGATGGAGCTGGACAAGTGGCAGCTCATTGACTGGAGCAATGTGGTTGTGGGTGGGAACCCGAACAACGCCAAATTCAGTGGCTCCCTTGGGCTGCTGGACATGCCGGATCTCGGCGAGGACTTGAAGTGGGAGATCTCCACCGACCTCAACGGCCTCTACATCCAGGTGGTGGTGGTGCCAGAGCCCGCCCGCATGTTGCTGCTCCTTGTGGGCTTGGCCGGCCTTTGCCTCCGCCGTCGCCGTTGA